One segment of Solanum stenotomum isolate F172 chromosome 1, ASM1918654v1, whole genome shotgun sequence DNA contains the following:
- the LOC125850822 gene encoding uncharacterized protein LOC125850822 has translation MRSRLPLTRRRSPIHYATETPTYQPNGFDQHDLDSGARKTKHKGKNVVWSPAMDKCLIEALSIQARNGNKVDKCFNENAYNAACVAVNSHFSLSLNNQKVVNRLKTIKKRYNTIRNILSQEGFSWNPNTNTIDCEDDDLWKRYVAAHPDARTFRGKQIAMYEEMKIVCGNYQAHSRWARMPGKVNGNPVIECKYEQESASYLSASSEHMNDSDGTETQSSAKEPVYTEMLANNEDEDEPEAQPEGQAAKRTRSSETLQDAMLAIASSIRHLADTIEQSKYTIDTPALLQAVMEIEGLEESKQMYAFEFLNEDPTKARAFMAYNRRLRRIYLFRLFGWWR, from the exons GATTTGACCAACATGACCTAGATAGTGGGGCAAGGAAGACAAAGCACAAGGGAAAAAATGTTGTATGGTCTCCGGCAATGGACAAGTGTTTGATTGAAGCACTTTCTATTCAAGCAAGAAATGGAAATAAAGTTGACAAATGCTTCAATGAAAATGCATATAATGCTGCTTGTGTTGCCGTTAATTCTCATTTCAGCTTGTCCTTAAATAACCAAAAGGTTGTTAATCGTCTTAAGACAATCAAAAAGAGGTACAACACAATAAGGAATATCCTCAGTCAAGAGGGATTCTCTTGGAATCCCAATACTAATACAATAGACTGTGAAGATGATGATCTTTGGAAGAGATACGTTGCT GCACACCCTGATGCTAGGACCTTTCGAGGAAAGCAGATAGCCATGtatgaagaaatgaaaatagTATGTGGAAATTATCAAGCTCATAGCCGCTGGGCAAGAATGCCAGGCAAAGTGAACGGAAATCCAGTGATAGAGTGCAAGTATGAACAAGAGTCTGCATCATATCTTTCAGCAAGTTCAGAGCATATGAACGATTCAGATGGAACCGAGACACAGTCCTCTGCCAAAGAACCAGTATATACTGAAATGCTTGCTAataatgaagatgaagatgagcCTGAAGCTCAACCCGAGGGGCAAGCTGCAAAACGGACTCGTAGCTCAGAGACACTGCAGGATGCAATGTTGGCGATAGCCTCAAGCATCCGACACCTAGCTGACACAATCGAGCAAAGCAAATACACCATTGACACCCCTGCTCTTCTGCAAGCTGTGATGGAAATCGAAGGTCTGGAAGAATCAAAGCAAATGTACGCCTTTGAGTTTTTGAACGAGGACCCTACCAAAGCGAGAGCCTTCATGGCATACAATAGAAGACTCAGACGAATATATTTGTTTCGACTGTTTGGATGGTGGAGATAA